The following are encoded in a window of Microcaecilia unicolor chromosome 14, aMicUni1.1, whole genome shotgun sequence genomic DNA:
- the LOC115457401 gene encoding olfactory receptor 1020-like: MGERNSTPTTEFILLGFSDHPLLQGLICGMVLLMYLISMLGNFVFLLLMCADRHLHKPMYLFLSNLSILDVCCTSATFPKMLVNFLTQSKSISFKECMTQLFFFQSFTGSELFLLTSMAYDRYVAICNPFYYSLIMKKSICILLASGSWIITFLGELPLIIMISRLSYCASNKINHFFCDPFALIKLSCSDTDKLSILIFIEGTFVIFIPFLLTLISYIFIISTILRIRCADGRHKTFSTCSSHLTSVTLFYGTIMCIYMRPTSSMYSPAQDKLFSLLFTGLIPMLNPIIYSLRNQEIKNSIGRIRDKTRLLVNW, translated from the coding sequence ATGGGAGAGAGAAATTCAACGCCAACGACAGAATTCATTCTACTGGGATTCTCTGACCACCCTCTGTTGCAGGGTCTCATCTGTGGGATGGTTCTTCTCATGTACCTGATCTCCATGCTGGGCAACTTTGTGTTTCTCTTGTTGATGTGTGCCGATCGTCACCTCCACAAGCCAATGTACTTATTCCTCAGCAACCTGTCCATCCTGGACGTCTGCTGTACTTCTGCTACCTTCCCAAAAATGCTTGTCAACTTCTTAACACAAAGCAAATCTATTTCTTTCAAAGAATGCATGACTCAGCTCTTCTTCTTCCAATCCTTCACGGGATCAGAACTGTTCCTTCTCACTTCCATGGCGTACGACCGTTATGTAGCAATCTGCAATCCCTTTTATTACTCTCTGATCATGAAGAAGAGCATCTGCATCCTGCTGGCTAGTGGGTCCTGGATTATTACGTTTTTGGGTGAGCTACCCCTAATTATTATGATATCTCGATTATCCTATTGCGCTTCTAATAAAAttaaccatttcttctgtgaCCCTTTCGCACTGATAAAACTTTCCTGCAGTGACACTGACAAATTGTCAATTTTGATATTTATTGAAGGTACCTTTGTAATATTCATTCCCTTTCTTCTCACCCTTATCTCCTATATCTTCATCATCTCGACCATCCTGAGGATCCGTTGCGCAGATGGAAGACACAAGACCTTCTCTACTTGTTCCTCCCACCTCACCTCCGTCACGCTATTCTATGGGACGATTATGTGTATCTACATGAGACCAACCTCCTCCATGTATTCACCAGCCCAGGACAAACTCTTCTCCTTACTGTTCACAGGGTTGATTCCAATGCTAAACCCCATCATTTATAGTCTGAGGAACCAAGAAATCAAAAATTCGATAGGAAGAATCAGGGACAAAACAAGGTTGCTGGTAAATTGGTAA